A genomic window from Aptenodytes patagonicus chromosome 32, bAptPat1.pri.cur, whole genome shotgun sequence includes:
- the ZNF541 gene encoding zinc finger protein 541 → MDQYPFGDENAVHLEMHLPGFSESQGLVCSEALNHDLCLDAKDVMYGGLSGLDVVPDLPATDAASDALEADLNVLSLYPAKDCHSVQLLDESDSRPSQHGPGLPTPTGPEEAGGGGGGGGSGRSAGRGKRPLSFPRTSLPGCSRCGKVFGSASALSKHCLTHSQKREHVCTVCSKAFKRPDHLSGHMLTHRKIKPFVCPERDCDKSYCDHRSLRRHYELQHSLCRLKEAPKEGAGGESPLLPGPYIQGSGKSVDRLTARSESGSFPPERDLLGCAANSFANQKLPLAALPSAEHAGAAWTDSSPASQASCLTSNSSGLSEAAGGNTSKDRLSCQKSAASSDVCAVINPGNVSVIAPGENVVTNLTSRSFISEAQLSSEPAGLQCCPDGALPCFPVFRGQKLSANQSSSNFQWIRNVPVCAKPKRDSVCLARKLPVAVQGVSEGFAGPSCTFSAAYECLDALSFPVAPFKAEEDAPSESALGCFEEAFQSAKTHDSHLWENAGELSFPEVWKRGALQSETRQLFPKPQEPAECPEPLQVQQHLFRVITKSQQVLSHSRALAPSPLAAPEAKHLPANPLQAGFQQPPPLAPQLPQPMEYEGPSTYLQKAVPQFQGISSDGEKQGPQAAPAFQSPMKEHGGLRDSSVPSQLQYGTRGSAVGSHSSGRSNQLENKASAFKKEKSKDRSTETGGKPPAGAGRSWRLPAVRRERLTFGLSCAAPPSQVAMASFSSAPAAGGTRRLTIFNRIQGGNIYSLTNAAEEDNLSAGCNKSGAAPTDGSSGEGGFLRKDCGQLFYTENGLESHGCFRGEQWHPPQRKEEQQVCDAGDVNAQELSLQAAGGGNCPSKPEVPLEDVTAAPLVIPVSVPVTAANSQGGNEVTEKESPDGKDLKETLHQRKRQTRPKSLFIPPPPAPEAQPGMGGCYQSNLRSPVFLVDHLLRDLFQRSPYTPPPMLSPVREGSGLYFSTLCSSSANGDPNQLFTAVLGRMDRDFGFCLMKDNTKISIQPHINVGSRFQAEVPNLRDRSQLGKDEQAASLVWKPWGDIATNPETQDRVTELLNMACSSVMPGGGTNLELALHCLHEARGNVLEALEMLLFGAPQKSESHPLANYRYAGSDTWTPLEKQLFRKAFCVHKKDFYLIQKKIQTKNVSQCVEYYYIWKKKIKFDYSRAHVIAKKVKRDKDEVEEAEEKAVCSPKKRHRLLPKESMKIKQKSHKKMPCNLRESSYQAGSADDGGVFPCRECERVFDKIKGRNAHMKSHRLQERVEPLVKITWPLKHFKSEAKMEETQMLTSSSGNWETVISEQQRG, encoded by the exons ATGGACCAGTACCCCTTCGGCGACGAGAACGCGGTCCATTTGGAGATGCATCTCCCTGGATTTTCCGAAAGCCAGGGGCTGGTCTGTAGCGAGGCCCTCAACCACGATTTGTGCCTAGATGCGAAAGACGTGATGTACGGGGGGCTGAGCGGCTTGGATGTGGTGCCTGACCTTCCAGCCACGGATGCGGCCAGCGACGCTCTGGAGGCCGATTTAAACGTGCTCTCTCTGTACCCGGCGAAGGACTGCCACTCTGTTCAGCTCCTTGATGAGTCTGACTCGCGGCCCTCGCAGCACG GGCCGGGGCTTCCCACGCCAACGGGACcggaggaggctggaggaggaggaggaggcggcggcagcggcagatCCGCAGGGAGAGGAAAGCGTCCCCTCAGCTTTCCTCGGACCTCGCTGCCGGGCTGCAGCCGCTGCGGGAAGGTGTTCGGCAGTGCCAGCGCTCTCAGCAAACACTGCCTGACTCACAGCCAGAAACGGGAACACGTCTGCACCGTCTGCAGCAAGGCCTTTAAGCGGCCGGACCACCT GAGCGGACACATGTTGACGCATcggaaaataaaaccttttgtgTGCCCGGAGCGAGACTGCGATAAGAGTTACTGCGATCACCGTTCGCTGCGCCGGCATTACGAACTGCAGCACAGCTTGTGCCGCTTGAAGGAGGCTCCTAAGGAAGGTGCCGGGGGGGAATCCCCTCTTCTTCCCGGTCCGTATATCCAAGGCAGCGGGAAATCGGTGGACAGACTGACTGCGCGCTCAGAGTCGGGCTCTTTCCCACCCGAAAGAGACCTGCTCGGGTGCGCTGCGAACAGCTTTGCGAACCAGAAGCTTCCTTTGGCTGCCTTGCCCTCCGCAGAGCACGCGGGTGCTGCCTGGACAGATTCCTCCCCAGCGAGCCAGGCCTCTTGCCTCACGTCTAACAGCAGTGGACTTTCGGAGGCTGCAGGAGGCAATACATCGAAGGATCGCCTCTCTTGCCAAAAGAGCGCTGCTTCTTCCGACGTCTGTGCCGTAATAAATCCCGGCAACGTGTCTGTGATCGCGCCGGGTGAGAACGTAGTTACCAACCTGACCAGCAGGTCTTTTATTTCAGAAGCCCAGCTCTCCTCGGAGCCGGCGGGGCTGCAGTGTTGTCCCGACGGCGCCCTGCcttgttttcctgtgttcagaGGGCAGAAGCTGTCTGCAAACCAGTCGAGCAGTAACTTTCAGTGGATAAGGAACGTGCCGGTTTGTGCTAAACCCAAAAGGGATAGCGTCTGCCTTGCCCGCAAGCTGCCTGTCGCAGTGCAGGGTGTTTCGGAGGGGTTCGCCGGACCTTCCTGCACCTTCTCGGCTGCGTACGAGTGTCTGGATGCCTTGTCTTTCCCCGTTGCACCTTTTAAAGCTGAAGAGGACGCGCCGAGTGAGTCGGCCCTCGGTTGTTTCGAGGAAGCCTTTCAGTCGGCGAAAACCCACGACTCCCACCTGTGGGAGAACGCTGGGGAGTTGAGTTTTCCGGAGGTTTGGAAACGCGGTGCGCTGCAGAGCGAGACCAGGCAGCTCTTCCCGAAACCCCAGGAGCCTGCTGAGTGCCCGGAGCCGCTGCAGGTGCAGCAGCACCTCTTCCGGGTGATCACCAAGTCTCAGCAGGTCCTGTCTCACTCCCGGGCGCTGGCTCCGTCCCCGCTGGCGGCTCCCGAGGCCAAGCACCTGCCAGCAAACCCCCTCCAAGCGGGGTTTCAGCAGCCGCCCCCCTTGGCTCCCCAGCTTCCGCAGCCGATGGAGTACGAAGGGCCTTCCACGTACCTCCAAAAGGCCGTACCCCAGTTCCAGGGCATTTCCTCGGACGGGGAGAAACAAGGAccgcaggcagcccctgcctttcAGTCCCCCATGAAAGAACACGGGGGATTAAGAGACTCTTCTGTTCCTAGCCAGCTCCAGTATGGAACGCGTGGAAGTGCCGTGGGAAGCCACTCTTCTGGGAGGTCGAATCAGCTAGAAAACAAggcttctgcatttaaaaaagagaagagtaaagATCGTAGCACAGAGACGGGCGGGAAACCGCCGGCGGGTGCTGGCCGGTCTTGGCGTCTGCCTGCCGTCCGCAGGGAGAGGCTGACTTTTGGCCTGAGCTGCGCGGCTCCCCCCAGCCAGGTGGCCATGGCGTCCTTCTCGTCGGCTCCTGCGGCCGGGGGCACGCGCAGGCTGACCATTTTCAACAGGATTCAA GGTGGAAATATCTACAGCCTCACGAACGCAGCAGAGGAAGACAACTTGTCAGCTGGGTG CAATAAGAGCGGTGCTGCTCCTACTGATGGCAGCAGCGGTGAAGGCGGCTTTCTCCGCAAGGACTGCGGTCAGCTGTTTTACACCGAGAATGGTCTGGAGAGCCACGGGTGTTTTCGTGGCGAACAATGGCATCCACCACAAAGGAAGGAGGAACAGCAG GTGTGCGATGCCGGAGACGTAAACGCTCAGGAACTGTCGCTCCAGGCGGCAGGAGGTGGAAACTGTCCCTCAAAACCCGAGGTGCCTTTAGAGGACGTAACAGCGGCTCCGCTCGTGATTCCTGTCTCGGTGCCGGTGACGGCTGCGAACTCGCAAGGAGGGAACGAG GTTACTGAAAAGGAAAGCCCGGATGGGAAGGACCTCAAAGAAACCTTGCACCAGAGAAAGAGGCAAACGCGGCCAAAATCACTCTTTATCCCACCTCCGCCGGCCCCTGAAGCCCAGCCGGGGATGGGAGGGTGTTACCAGAGTAACCTTCGTTCGCCCGTGTTCCTGGTGGATCATCTGCTGAGAGACTTGTTCCAGCGCTCTCCTTACACGCCGCCTCCGATGCTCAGCCCCGTGCGGGAGGGATCAGGCCTCTATTTCAGCactctctgctcttcctctgctaACGGTGATCCCAACCAGCTGTTCACTGCTGTATTAG GCAGAATGGACAGGGACTTTGGATTTTGTCTGATGAAGGATAACACCAAAATCAGCATTCAGCC GCACATCAACGTTGGAAGCCGATTTCAGGCGGAGGTGCCAAACCTCCGGGATAGATCACAGTTGGGAAAGGATGAACAGGCAGCGTCGCTGGTGTGGAAGCCCTGGGGAGACATCGCAACTAACCCGGAAACACAGGACAGAG TAACAGAACTGCTCAACATGGCCTGCTCCAGCGTCATGCCGGGGGGAGGAACGAACCTAGAGCTAGCCTTGCATTGTCTGCACGAAGCACGAGGCAATGTTCTG GAGGCTCTGGAGATGCTGCTTTTTGGGGCGCCTCAGAAATCTGAATCCCATCCTCTGGCTAATTATCGTTACGCAG GTTCAGATACTTGGACGCCTCTCGAGAAGCAGTTGTTTAGAAAGGCTTTTTGCGTACACAAGAAGGATTTTTACCTGATCCAGAAGAAG ATTCAGACTAAGAATGTGTCCCAGTGTGTTGAATATTActatatctggaaaaaaaaaattaagtttgacTACAGTCGAGCTCACGTAATAGCAAAAAAGGTCAAGAGAGACAAGGATGAGGTGGAAGAGGCtgaagaaaag GCTGTTTGCAGCCCGAAGAAGAGGCACCGTCTTCTGCCTAAGGAAAGCATGAAGATAAAGCAGAAGAGTCATAAAAAGATGCCCTGCAATCTGCGTGAGTCTTCGTACCAGGCTGGAAGTGCCGACGATGGGGGCGTATTTCCCTGTAGAGAGTGTGAAAG GGTGTTTGACAAGATAAAAGGTAGGAACGCTCATATGAAAAGCCATCGCCTGCAGGAGCGGGTAGAGCCTCTCGTGAAGATTACGTGGCCcttgaagcattttaaaagtgaGGCAAAGATGGAAGAAACCCAGATGCTGACCTCCTCGAGCGGTAACTGGGAAACTGTGATTTCCGAGCAGCAACGAGGTTAG
- the LOC143171834 gene encoding E3 SUMO-protein ligase ZBED1-like, giving the protein MADVNSKRVSQFLQKSVKPEDNGGEARPKEAATEEPSLPLVPQTLQEEIPMVFSAYNMAAANLGPSSRRKREKGGGQDGTSTALYVDRRKSKVWNYYTKLGDAYVECNVCKKQLSFHNSTTTMREHLVRKHSIRDTLLSQLKDDQTSESDYAAQENAVKRSRQTPPESSLYHAASCSEPRTDVILELVLEMIFRDLHPLSMMKDKGFGLLLGYLEPSFTLPSPVQLSSMLWHRYNVVKQHLERYLQTAQAIVVCVEFWVSQLSQTYLTVSASFIDGEWRRARCVMETQQVHEGKAEGDLGEKLQAVLSEFGLSSKSVFCVMHDSPQSTAANSQQLKNAYGWSSLCCAARTLHLCIKAGLEVEQVQEALSTARGIVRYFQQDAKATCSLNSKLEAINKTKLKLVMDVGSRWITTIEMCESLLDLKWAIMSVLEEHPKGTAAVQNLADHQWKLLQDLVPVMRTIKIATSFLREEQNVSVSSLMPCIHGIVAAIGQQSEEASAVIKTVVGNIRAELTRRWGLSEDEKVLESPAVIASFLDPRFKEMRFLSPGLRSELHKRVKNMLSQVFNHQSPSATQFWMPNSDYKAEGGEAGSQLAAHKDRCSSTPSQSMYDILLGKDPTESMPEIHQQLENYIVEPLCKRSTDPLDWWKNNEHRFPAVAQLSRQYLAVPATAVLPDQAFAAGESSLEHRRAVLAPENLDQILFLHQNFDFLESMRNSNETRNRNLH; this is encoded by the exons ATGGCAGATGTAAACTCCAAGAGAGTGTCTCAGTTCTTGCAGAAAAGCGTTAAGCCGGAGGATAACGGCGGAGAGGCGCGGCCGAAGGAGGCGGCAACGGAGGAGCCATCTCTCCCTCTCGTCCCGCAGACGCTCCAAG AGGAAATACCGATGGTCTTCAGCGCCTACAACATGGCAGCCGCCAACCTCGGGCCGTCGtccaggaggaagagggagaaaggcGGGGGTCAGGACGGCACAAGCACCGCGCTCTACGTCGACCGTCGCAAGTCCAAGGTGTGGAACTATTACACCAAGCTGGGAGACGCCTACGTGGAGTGCAACGTCTGCAAGAAGCAGCTCTCCTTCCACAACAGCACCACCACGATGCGGGAGCACCTGGTGAGGAAGCACAGCATCCGCGACACCTTGCTCTCCCAGCTCAAGGACGACCAGACTTCCGAATCCGACTACGCGGCTCAGGAAAACGCCGTGAAACGCTCCCGGCAGACGCCGCCGGAGAGCAGCCTCTACCACGCCGCGTCCTGCTCGGAACCCAGGACCGACGTGATCCTGGAGCTGGTGCTGGAGATGATCTTCCGCGACCTGCACCCTCTCTCCATGATGAAGGACAAAGGGTTCGGGCTCCTCCTCGGGTACCTGGAGCCGAGTTTTACCCTCCCGTCGCCCGTGCAGCTCTCCAGCATGCTGTGGCACAGGTACAACGTGGTCAAGCAGCACCTGGAGCGCTACCTGCAGACGGCTCAGGCCATCGTGGTCTGCGTGGAGTTCTGGGTCTCCCAGCTCAGCCAGACCTACCTGACTGTCTCGGCCAGCTTCATCGACGGGGAGTGGCGGCGGGCACGGTGCGTCATGGAGACGCAGCAAGTGCACGAAGGCAAAGCGGAGGGCGATTTAGGGGAGAAGCTGCAGGCCGTCCTCTCCGAATTCGGGTTGTCCAGCAAATCCGTCTTCTGCGTCATGCACGACAGCCCGCAGAGCACGGCGGCGAACTCGCAGCAGCTGAAGAACGCGTACGGCTGGAGCAGCCTGTGCTGCGCCGCTCGCACCCTTCACCTCTGCATCAAAGCGGGGCTGGAAGTCGAGCAGGTGCAAGAAGCCCTGAGCACCGCCCGGGGCATCGTCAGGTACTTTCAGCAGGACGCAAAAGCCACCTGCTCCTTAAACAGCAAGCTAGAAGCCATCAATAAAACCAAGCTGAAACTGGTGATGGACGTGGGGTCTCGCTGGATAACTACCATCGAGATGTGCGAGAGCCTCTTAGACCTGAAGTGGGCCATCATGTCCGTGCTGGAGGAACACCCCAAGGGCACGGCGGCGGTCCAGAACTTGGCCGACCACCAGTGGAAGCTCCTGCAGGACCTGGTGCCGGTCATGAGGACGATCAAGATCGCGACCTCCTTCCTGCGCGAGGAGCAGAACGTGTCCGTATCTTCTCTGATGCCTTGCATCCACGGGATCGTCGCCGCCATCGGACAGCAGTCGGAAGAGGCCAGCGCCGTCATCAAGACGGTAGTAGGCAACATCAGGGCAGAGTTGACGCGGCGCTGGGGGCTATCGGAGGATGAGAAGGTGCTAGAAAGCCCAGCAGTTATTGCCTCCTTTTTGGACCCGCGCTTCAAGGAGATGAGGTTCCTCAGCCCGGGCCTGAGAAGCGAGCTGCACAAGAGAGTCAAAAACATGCTGTCGCAGGTTTTCAATCACCAGTCCCCATCTGCCACCCAGTTTTGGATGCCAAACTCGGATTACAAAGCCGAGGGCggagaggcaggcagccagcTGGCCGCTCACAAGGACAGATGCTCGAGCACCCCGTCGCAGAGCATGTACGACATCCTTTTGGGGAAGGACCCGACAGAGAGCATGCCCGAGATCCACCAGCAACTGGAAAACTACATCGTGGAGCCTCTCTGCAAGCGCAGCACCGACCCGCTGGACTGGTGGAAGAACAACGAGCATCGCTTCCCGGCTGTGGCGCAGCTGAGCCGGCAGTACCTCGCCGTCCCAGCGACCGCCGTGCTGCCCGACCAGGCCTTCGCCGCTGGCGAAAGCTCCCTGGAGCATCGGCGAGCCGTCCTGGCGCCGGAGAACCTGGACCAAATTCTGTTCTTGCATCAAAATTTTGACTTTTTAGAATCGATGAGAAACAGTAACGAGACTCGGAACAGAAATCTGCACTAA